From Leptolyngbya sp. KIOST-1, one genomic window encodes:
- a CDS encoding MoaD/ThiS family protein — MAVKVLIPTPLQKFTNNQAALECSGGTIVELLNDLESSCPGIKARLCDDAGELRRFVNFYVNSEDIRFLDGKETALSDGDEVSIVPAVAGG, encoded by the coding sequence ATGGCTGTCAAAGTACTGATTCCCACTCCCCTGCAAAAGTTCACCAACAACCAAGCTGCCCTCGAATGCAGCGGCGGCACGATTGTGGAACTGCTCAATGACCTGGAGAGCAGCTGTCCCGGCATCAAGGCCCGGCTTTGTGACGATGCGGGCGAACTGCGCCGCTTTGTCAACTTCTACGTCAACAGCGAGGATATTCGGTTTCTAGACGGCAAGGAAACCGCCCTCAGCGATGGGGACGAAGTCAGCATCGTGCCCGCTGTCGCTGGCGGCTAG
- the thrC gene encoding threonine synthase, translated as MTQSIERSTATQPTFSNLKCRECGETYDLGAKHVCEDVCFGPLEVAYDYDAIRQRVTRSTIQAGPLSIWRYKDFLPVSTDTPIDVGTGMTPLVRSTRLARRLGLKELYIKNDAVNMPTLSFKDRVVSVALTRAQELGFTTVSCASTGNLANSTAAIAAHAGLDCCVFIPADLEAGKVLGTLIYNPTVMAVQGNYDQVNRLCSEVANTHGWGFVNINLRPYYSEGSKTLGYEVAEQLGWRLPDHIVAPLASGSLFTKIYKGFQEFVKVGLVDDKAVRFSGAQAEGCSPIAQAFREGRDFVTPVKPNTIAKSIAIGNPADGIYALDIARKTNGNIESVTDAEVVEGMKLLAETEGIFTETAGGTTIAVLKKLVEAGKIDPDESTVVYITGNGLKTQEAVQGYIGEPFTIEPKLESFERALERSRTLDRLEWQQVPV; from the coding sequence ATGACGCAGTCCATCGAACGCTCCACCGCTACCCAGCCCACCTTTTCGAACCTGAAGTGCCGAGAGTGTGGTGAGACCTACGACCTGGGTGCTAAGCACGTCTGTGAAGATGTCTGCTTTGGCCCCCTTGAGGTAGCCTACGACTACGATGCCATTCGCCAGCGGGTCACGCGCAGCACGATTCAAGCCGGGCCGCTGTCGATCTGGCGCTACAAAGATTTCCTGCCCGTCAGCACCGACACCCCCATCGATGTAGGTACGGGCATGACGCCGCTGGTACGCTCGACTCGGCTGGCCCGGCGTCTGGGCCTGAAAGAGCTTTACATCAAGAACGATGCCGTCAACATGCCCACCCTCAGCTTCAAAGATCGGGTGGTCTCGGTTGCGCTGACCCGAGCCCAGGAACTGGGGTTCACCACGGTCTCCTGCGCCAGCACGGGCAACCTGGCCAACTCCACGGCGGCGATCGCGGCCCATGCCGGGCTGGACTGCTGCGTCTTCATCCCCGCTGACCTGGAAGCCGGCAAGGTGCTGGGCACCCTGATTTACAACCCCACCGTGATGGCGGTGCAGGGCAACTACGACCAGGTCAACCGCCTCTGTTCCGAGGTGGCCAACACCCACGGCTGGGGCTTTGTCAACATCAACCTGCGCCCCTACTACTCCGAGGGTTCCAAGACCCTGGGCTATGAAGTGGCTGAGCAGTTGGGCTGGCGACTGCCCGACCACATCGTGGCCCCCTTGGCCTCTGGCTCTCTGTTTACCAAGATCTACAAGGGCTTCCAGGAGTTTGTTAAGGTGGGGCTGGTCGACGACAAGGCGGTGCGCTTCAGCGGGGCCCAGGCCGAGGGCTGCTCTCCCATTGCCCAAGCCTTTAGGGAAGGTCGGGATTTTGTCACGCCCGTGAAGCCCAACACGATCGCCAAATCGATCGCCATTGGCAACCCCGCCGACGGGATCTACGCCCTCGACATTGCCCGCAAGACCAACGGCAATATCGAGTCGGTCACCGACGCCGAGGTGGTCGAGGGCATGAAGCTGCTGGCCGAAACCGAGGGCATCTTTACCGAAACCGCTGGTGGCACCACCATCGCGGTGCTCAAAAAGCTGGTGGAAGCCGGTAAGATTGACCCCGATGAGTCTACGGTGGTCTACATTACCGGCAACGGCTTGAAGACCCAGGAGGCCGTGCAGGGCTACATTGGCGAACCCTTCACGATTGAGCCCAAGCTCGAGAGCTTTGAGCGGGCGCTGGAGCGCTCTCGCACCCTGGACCGCCTGGAATGGCAGCAGGTGCCGGTGTAG
- the cofH gene encoding 7,8-didemethyl-8-hydroxy-5-deazariboflavin synthase subunit CofH: protein MDIEPILAQALAGDDISAADGVALLQQQTPETIAAIRTTADTLRQRQVGDTVTYVVNRNINFTNICEQHCSFCAFRRDAQTEGAYWLDFSPILEKAAEAVGVGATEICMQGGLNPAAQINGSSLRYYLKLAATIKGRYPRLHLHAFSPQEVQFIARQDGLSYREVLLALRDGGVDSLPGTAAEVLDDEVRRVLCPEKIDAATWLEIVGLAHEVGLPTTSTLLSGHIETPAQQIAHLDKLRQLQRLSMELGRSASITEFIVLPFVGQEAPKPLRRRVGRDQPVLADALVLMAVARIYLGNWIVNHQPSWVKLGLAGATTALNWGCNDIGGTLMEEHITTMAGAQGGTAMTVAELRGAIASLGRPARQRDTLYGTVPAEGTALAMGERHSASPTAARQSRSQSLMA, encoded by the coding sequence ATGGATATCGAACCGATTCTCGCTCAGGCTCTGGCTGGGGACGACATCTCCGCCGCCGATGGAGTAGCCCTCCTGCAGCAGCAGACCCCCGAGACCATAGCCGCCATTCGCACCACGGCTGACACCCTGCGCCAGCGCCAGGTGGGAGACACGGTAACCTACGTGGTCAACCGCAACATCAACTTCACCAATATCTGCGAGCAGCACTGCAGCTTCTGCGCCTTTCGCCGCGACGCCCAAACTGAGGGGGCCTACTGGCTCGATTTTTCCCCCATCCTCGAAAAAGCTGCTGAGGCCGTAGGCGTGGGGGCGACCGAAATTTGCATGCAGGGCGGACTCAACCCCGCCGCCCAGATCAACGGCAGCTCCCTACGCTATTACCTGAAGCTGGCCGCAACGATCAAAGGCAGGTATCCCCGCCTGCACCTGCACGCCTTTTCCCCCCAGGAAGTGCAGTTCATCGCTCGCCAAGACGGGTTGAGCTACCGCGAGGTGCTGCTGGCCCTGCGGGACGGGGGAGTGGACTCCCTGCCAGGCACCGCCGCGGAGGTGCTCGACGATGAAGTGCGCCGGGTGCTGTGTCCTGAAAAAATTGACGCTGCCACCTGGCTTGAGATCGTCGGGCTGGCCCACGAGGTTGGCCTACCCACCACCAGCACCCTGCTGTCGGGCCACATTGAAACTCCTGCCCAGCAGATCGCCCACCTGGACAAACTGCGCCAGCTACAGCGCCTGTCGATGGAATTGGGTCGGTCGGCCTCAATTACCGAGTTTATTGTGCTGCCCTTTGTGGGGCAGGAGGCCCCCAAGCCGCTGCGTCGCCGAGTGGGGCGTGACCAGCCGGTGCTGGCCGACGCGCTGGTGCTGATGGCGGTGGCCCGCATTTACCTGGGCAACTGGATTGTCAACCACCAGCCCAGCTGGGTGAAGCTGGGGCTGGCCGGAGCCACCACCGCCCTGAACTGGGGCTGCAACGACATCGGCGGCACGCTAATGGAAGAGCATATCACCACGATGGCTGGTGCCCAGGGCGGTACCGCTATGACGGTGGCCGAGCTGCGCGGGGCGATCGCCAGCCTGGGCCGTCCGGCCCGA